From Desmodus rotundus isolate HL8 chromosome 12, HLdesRot8A.1, whole genome shotgun sequence, one genomic window encodes:
- the CYTH2 gene encoding cytohesin-2: MEDGVYEPPDLTPEERMELENIRRRKQELLVEIQRLREELSEAMSEVEGLEANEGSKTLQRNRKMAMGRKKFNMDPKKGIQFLVENELLQNTPEEIARFLYKGEGLNKTAIGDYLGEREELNLAVLHAFVDLHEFTDLNLVQALRQFLWSFRLPGEAQKIDRMMEAFAQRYCLCNPGVFQSTDTCYVLSFAVIMLNTSLHNPNVRDKPGLERFVAMNRGINEGGDLPEELLRNLYDSIRNEPFKIPEDDGNDLTHTFFNPDREGWLLKLGGRVKTWKRRWFILTDNCLYYFEYTTDKEPRGIIPLENLSIREVDDPRKPNCFELYIPNNKGQLIKACKTEADGRVVEGNHMVYRISAPTQEEKDEWIKSIQAAVSVDPFYEMLAARKKRISVKKKQEQP; encoded by the exons ATGGAGGACGGTGTCTACG AGCCCCCAGACCTGACCCCAGAGGAgcggatggagctggagaacatcCGGCGGCGGAAGCAGGAGCTGCTGGTGGAGATCCAGCGCCTGCGCGAGGAGCTCAGTGAAGCGATGAGCGAGGTGGAGGGTCTGGAAGCCAATGAGGGCAG TAAGACCTTGCAGCGGAACCGGAAGATGGCAATGGGCAGGAAGAAGTTCAACATGGACCCCAAGAAG GGGATCCAGTTCTTGGTGGAGAACGAGCTTCTGCAGAACACACCCGAGGAGATCGCCCGCTTTCTGTACAAGGGCGAGGGCCTGAACAAGACAGCCATCGGGGACTACCTGGGGGAGAG GGAGGAGCTGAACCTGGCTGTGCTCCATGCCTTTGTGGATTTGCATGAGTTCACCGACCTCAATCTGGTGCAGGCCCTCAG GCAGTTTCTGTGGAGCTTCCGCCTCCCTGGAGAGGCCCAGAAGATTGACCGGATGATGGAAGCTTTCGCCCAGCGATACTGCCTGTGCAACCCTGGGGTTTTCCAGTCCACAG ACACCTGCTACGTGCTGTCCTTCGCTGTGATCATGCTGAACACCAGCCTGCACAATCCCAACGTCCGTGACAAGCCAGGCCTGGAGCGCTTCGTGGCCATGAACCGGGGCATCAACGAGGGCGGGGATCTACCTGAGGAACTGCTCAGG AACCTCTACGACAGCATCCGAAATGAGCCCTTCAAGATCCCAGAGGATGATGGGAATGATCTGACCCACACCTTCTTCAACCCGGACCGGGAGGGCTGGCTCCTTAAGCTGG GGGGCCGGGTGAAGACATGGAAGCGGCGCTGGTTCATCCTGACGGACAACTGCCTCTACTATTTTGAGTACACGACG GACAAGGAGCCCCGAGGAATCATCCCCCTGGAGAACCTGAGCATCCGGGAGGTGGACGACCCCCGGAAACCG AACTGCTTTGAGCTTTACATCCCCAACAACAAGGGGCAGCTCATCAAAGCCTGCAAAACGGAGGCAGACGGCCGCGTGGTGGAGGGGAACCACATGGTGTACCGCATCTCTGCCCCCACGCAGGAGGAGAAGGATGAGTGGATCAAGTCCATCCA GGCCGCCGTGAGTGTGGACCCCTTCTATGAGATGCTGGCAGCCAGGAAGAAGCGCATTTCTGTCAAGAAGAAGCAGGagcagccctga